CTCTGCGAGGGGCTGGGAGCTGAGGTGGAAGTAGACACTCGCGAGGTCCGGCTGGCGGTGCTTCACTTCGCGCACCGCCAGGCCCTGGCTCTTTAGCCAGTGCTGAACCTGACCTTCGGCTGTCGCTCCGTCTCGGCAGGCGATCTGAAGCTTGCCCGAGGACCACTCGAAGGTCACCACTCCGGGGAGACCGGCGAGCGGAGGAGCGGGTGCCGGCGCCTCGGCCGATACCTCGAAGGTCAAGGTTTCCAGGCCGTGCTCGGCCACCAAAGGGGCCGGCGGCCCGACCGTCAGAGTACGGCCGCGGTGGAGTAGGAGAACCTCGTCGGCGTGCTCCTCGACGGCGGCGAGGTCGTGGCTCGCCACCACCACCGCCTTGCCGGAGCGGGCCTCCGCGACAAGGTGGCGCCACAGAAAACTTCGGCCGCGCACATCGAGGGCCGAAGTCGGCTCGTCCCATAGCTGAAGCTCCGCATGGCGGGCTGCGTCGATTGCCAGGTGTAGCCGCTGTCGAAGGCCTCCGGAGTAGGCTTTGACCGGCCGGCCGAGGTGTTCGGCGAGCCCCAGTCCGTCGAGCACGGTGCGGCTACCCGGTGTCTCCAAGGGACCGCCGTCGAGCAGGGCGAAGAGCTGCATCAGCTCGCGACCGGTCATCTCCGGATCGAGGGCTGGCCGCTGG
This portion of the Acidobacteriota bacterium genome encodes:
- a CDS encoding ABC transporter ATP-binding protein; this encodes MTAPSSPAPARAAPPDVARVTALGHRFGEVEALRGINWSLPPGRLVALVGANGAGKSTLLAILSGRLRPTAGTVLLFGARPRPDGLELRRRISFSGQRPALDPEMTGRELMQLFALLDGGPLETPGSRTVLDGLGLAEHLGRPVKAYSGGLRQRLHLAIDAARHAELQLWDEPTSALDVRGRSFLWRHLVAEARSGKAVVVASHDLAAVEEHADEVLLLHRGRTLTVGPPAPLVAEHGLETLTFEVSAEAPAPAPPLAGLPGVVTFEWSSGKLQIACRDGATAEGQVQHWLKSQGLAVREVKHRQPDLASVYFHLSSQPLAEPHRPGGRDEA